A single region of the Lactobacillus xylocopicola genome encodes:
- the cas5e gene encoding type I-E CRISPR-associated protein Cas5/CasD, whose product MKTITIKLTGPLQSYGNEASFNQRTTAAHPSKSAIIGMIAAAFGYQRDDQRIKAFNKLDLAVRVDQPGTLLTDYQTVEWKKGTRKVTYRAYIQDAVFVLAISSENDLLIDKIKYALHHPKFQLFLGRRSNAPAGVLQIAVFADANPVEVLSKLPWQAANWYQEKKSQEEIINVELFADAKLLAGEKYFMVKDSVGSFDQRNRYFDYRPVVRVWKKVTNPKFKTSSEHDPFAAL is encoded by the coding sequence ATGAAAACAATCACGATTAAATTAACGGGACCGTTGCAATCTTACGGGAATGAAGCGAGCTTTAATCAGCGCACAACAGCTGCCCATCCGTCCAAAAGTGCGATCATTGGGATGATTGCTGCTGCTTTTGGCTATCAAAGAGACGATCAGCGGATCAAAGCTTTTAATAAACTTGATTTGGCGGTTAGAGTCGATCAACCGGGCACCCTTTTAACCGATTATCAAACCGTAGAATGGAAAAAAGGCACGCGAAAGGTCACTTACCGGGCTTATATCCAAGATGCGGTATTTGTACTTGCGATTAGTAGTGAAAATGACCTATTAATTGATAAAATCAAATATGCGCTGCACCATCCCAAGTTTCAACTTTTCCTCGGTCGGCGTTCAAATGCTCCAGCTGGGGTTTTACAAATAGCTGTATTTGCTGATGCTAATCCAGTAGAAGTCCTATCCAAATTGCCTTGGCAGGCAGCGAATTGGTATCAAGAGAAAAAATCACAGGAAGAGATAATCAATGTGGAATTGTTTGCTGATGCTAAACTCTTAGCTGGCGAAAAATACTTCATGGTGAAAGATAGTGTTGGTTCTTTTGATCAACGTAATCGCTATTTCGATTACCGGCCAGTTGTCCGTGTTTGGAAAAAAGTAACTAATCCAAAGTTTAAAACAAGTAGCGAACACGACCCATTTGCGGCGTTGTAA